The following proteins are co-located in the Marinomonas profundi genome:
- a CDS encoding ABC transporter substrate-binding protein encodes MKKPWKYINAPFLSISIAASVINVAQAEEVVLVSGAVGKDIEILKEIVKPWEQKTGHTLTVFPMPASTTDQFAQYRLWLAAGNADIDVFQTDVIWAPQLANNFVDLTPYTKDIINQHFPSIIESQTSNGKLVALPFFTDAPALYYRKDLLEKYQKAAPTTWQELTATAKEIQTKERQAGNDNMWGFVWQGNSYEGLTCNALEWVKSFGGGQIVEADGSISINNEKAIEALKLAKSWVGNISPAGVLAYQEEDARGVWQTGNAVFMRNWPYAYALGNMETSTIKDQFAVMPLPSGTENGPSAATLGGWNLAVSSYSTKKDASISLIKFLASEEVQKYQALQSSRLPTIMSLYDDPDIKQQQPMIAQWKDVFLQAVPRPSAPTKIKYNEVSSKFFSAVHATLLGSGSAEENLEVLEYELEELKGSRW; translated from the coding sequence ATGAAAAAACCGTGGAAATATATCAATGCGCCTTTTCTATCCATCTCAATCGCCGCCTCAGTTATTAATGTGGCACAGGCCGAAGAAGTCGTATTAGTTTCTGGAGCAGTGGGTAAAGACATCGAAATACTAAAAGAAATAGTAAAACCGTGGGAACAAAAAACGGGGCATACGCTGACCGTATTTCCCATGCCAGCGTCAACGACCGATCAGTTCGCTCAGTATCGCTTATGGCTCGCGGCGGGGAATGCCGACATAGACGTTTTTCAAACCGACGTAATTTGGGCCCCACAACTCGCTAATAATTTTGTGGACCTTACTCCCTACACCAAAGACATCATAAACCAACACTTTCCTTCCATTATTGAGTCACAAACAAGCAACGGGAAGCTGGTTGCGCTGCCTTTTTTTACTGATGCTCCCGCACTTTATTACCGTAAAGACCTATTGGAAAAATACCAAAAAGCAGCACCAACCACTTGGCAAGAACTCACCGCTACCGCAAAAGAAATTCAAACCAAAGAGCGTCAAGCAGGCAATGACAATATGTGGGGATTTGTCTGGCAAGGCAATTCTTATGAAGGCCTGACTTGTAACGCGCTTGAATGGGTAAAATCTTTTGGCGGCGGCCAAATAGTAGAAGCTGACGGTTCAATTTCGATCAACAACGAAAAAGCCATAGAGGCGTTAAAACTGGCGAAATCTTGGGTCGGTAACATTTCTCCTGCTGGGGTATTGGCTTATCAAGAAGAAGATGCTCGCGGCGTGTGGCAAACAGGCAACGCGGTTTTCATGCGAAATTGGCCTTATGCCTATGCGCTTGGCAACATGGAAACCAGTACGATTAAAGACCAGTTTGCTGTTATGCCATTACCCAGTGGCACTGAAAATGGCCCATCCGCAGCCACATTAGGTGGCTGGAATTTAGCGGTTTCAAGCTACTCAACCAAAAAAGACGCGTCTATTTCATTAATAAAATTCCTCGCGTCCGAAGAAGTACAAAAGTACCAAGCCCTTCAATCATCTCGGTTACCGACCATCATGTCCTTGTACGATGATCCAGACATCAAACAGCAACAACCTATGATCGCACAATGGAAAGACGTGTTTTTACAGGCGGTACCACGGCCTTCTGCGCCGACCAAAATCAAATACAACGAAGTGTCTTCTAAATTTTTCTCTGCGGTACACGCCACGCTGTTAGGCAGCGGCTCCGCAGAAGAGAACCTTGAAGTACTCGAATATGAATTGGAAGAACTAAAAGGCAGCCGCTGGTAA
- the dprA gene encoding DNA-processing protein DprA, with protein sequence MPASSISNDTDSRAVNDADRHCASNSTGLSQSDWLCLSFLSSIGPARLSRLYTYLSQLHQHVTSDQDDNLSLFHHADTPKTISYDLLRALKWPDITARQAVDYLSHGTLTKEQATKRDESLAWLEEDDHHLLLREDEYYPLALREISVAPAFLYVEGNRDALALPKIGIVGARKCTRYGRETTFLLAEQLASCGICVVSGGALGIDTAAHQGALQSKTTPTIVVMGTGLLHRYPNQNRALFDDILERGGALISEYPLSTSPRPHLFPPRNRIISGLSMGVLVAEASLKSGSLISANYAVQQNREVFALPGRLTDLQSAGCHQLLRQGATLVRQVDDILAECPELPTTGKTSARPAGHQTTKKTAPDSRSHSTQNAPALTSGRSHSLPESTSDNAKAVVAIMEQEAQPMDFDALIRHSKMDAGLMMQVLIELELYGCVENREGLYGRC encoded by the coding sequence ATGCCCGCATCTTCTATTTCTAATGACACTGATAGTCGTGCCGTCAATGATGCCGATCGTCATTGTGCCAGTAATAGCACCGGATTATCTCAGAGCGATTGGCTATGCTTGAGCTTCTTATCGAGCATTGGCCCAGCCCGACTCTCGCGCCTCTATACTTATCTCAGTCAACTGCACCAACATGTAACGAGCGACCAAGACGATAATCTGTCGCTGTTTCATCACGCCGATACGCCCAAAACGATTTCGTATGATTTGCTAAGAGCGCTAAAGTGGCCTGATATTACCGCGCGTCAGGCGGTGGATTACCTATCCCATGGCACATTAACAAAAGAACAAGCCACTAAGCGTGATGAATCGCTCGCTTGGTTAGAGGAAGACGATCACCATTTGTTGTTGCGCGAAGACGAGTATTACCCCCTTGCACTAAGAGAGATCAGCGTGGCGCCGGCTTTTCTTTATGTAGAAGGCAATCGTGATGCGTTGGCTTTGCCCAAAATTGGTATTGTTGGCGCGCGAAAATGCACGCGCTATGGCCGAGAAACCACCTTTTTGTTGGCTGAGCAATTAGCCTCTTGTGGTATTTGTGTGGTCAGTGGCGGCGCGCTGGGGATCGATACCGCGGCACATCAAGGCGCATTGCAGAGTAAAACGACGCCCACCATTGTGGTGATGGGAACGGGGTTATTACACCGTTATCCTAATCAGAACCGAGCGCTGTTTGACGACATCCTAGAGCGCGGCGGCGCACTAATAAGTGAGTACCCACTATCAACCAGTCCGCGCCCTCACCTTTTCCCACCCCGAAACCGTATTATCAGCGGCCTAAGTATGGGGGTGCTTGTGGCGGAGGCGTCACTCAAAAGCGGCTCATTAATAAGTGCGAATTATGCTGTGCAGCAGAATCGAGAGGTGTTTGCTTTACCGGGACGTTTAACCGACCTGCAGTCCGCAGGTTGCCATCAGTTGCTTCGACAGGGTGCGACCTTAGTGAGACAGGTGGACGATATCTTGGCGGAGTGCCCAGAGCTGCCTACCACAGGCAAGACAAGCGCACGCCCCGCTGGACATCAAACGACTAAAAAAACCGCGCCAGACAGTCGTAGCCACTCGACGCAAAACGCCCCGGCTCTCACTTCAGGACGCTCTCATAGCTTGCCTGAATCGACATCAGACAATGCCAAAGCCGTGGTCGCCATTATGGAACAAGAAGCGCAACCGATGGACTTTGACGCCTTGATTCGCCATAGCAAAATGGACGCAGGACTGATGATGCAGGTGTTAATAGAGCTGGAACTGTACGGCTGCGTGGAAAACCGAGAAGGTCTTTATGGTCGTTGTTAA
- a CDS encoding RNA-binding S4 domain-containing protein, whose amino-acid sequence MSKTEKQSTPQAVRLDKWLWAARFFKTRSLCKDAIEGGKVSYNGSKGKASRNVEIGALIGIRAGWDEKVVKIKAISEQRRGAPEAQLLYEETPESIEKREKRVLENKSYGGRIMSDHKPNKKERRDIKQLKQDIFGGME is encoded by the coding sequence ATGAGTAAAACAGAAAAGCAGTCAACTCCACAAGCCGTTCGTTTAGATAAGTGGCTTTGGGCCGCGCGTTTTTTTAAAACCCGTTCACTTTGTAAAGACGCCATCGAGGGTGGCAAGGTGTCTTATAACGGCAGCAAGGGCAAAGCCAGTCGCAATGTCGAAATCGGCGCCTTGATCGGCATACGAGCCGGTTGGGATGAAAAAGTGGTGAAGATAAAAGCCATTAGCGAACAACGCCGTGGTGCCCCTGAAGCACAGTTGCTTTATGAGGAAACACCTGAGTCGATAGAAAAGCGTGAAAAACGCGTCTTGGAAAATAAGTCTTATGGTGGCCGTATCATGTCCGACCATAAGCCAAACAAAAAAGAGCGCCGCGATATTAAGCAGCTCAAGCAAGACATCTTCGGTGGCATGGAGTAA
- a CDS encoding LacI family DNA-binding transcriptional regulator → MSNKSVTIHELANLAGVSIASVSRALNGKPGISDALRARILSLSEEINYQPNVMARQLISGKTPVVALCMPPSPYEFSDRPYFVHLYQALTLYLHRKGLVPVLFAYENIDQVFSQASSAILLGATEDDRPEIFDRQAFPYVTLETGVGASVVIDESNGVYKLTHYLAQKGRKKMLFLGENIDISTSQGRLRGYRKAMAELELPEYFDNVSRHISASLSAYRRMMVHFQSPESFPYDAVICVNDELAVGVIQAAEDAGYQVPEDISVTGFDDLPRFSNKITTIHQDIPKIAEAAVSLLSEQLDGLPPRVVEVMTRLVSRESA, encoded by the coding sequence ATGAGTAATAAGTCGGTTACGATTCACGAATTGGCCAATTTAGCAGGCGTGTCTATTGCGTCGGTCAGTCGAGCATTAAATGGCAAACCCGGTATTAGCGACGCCTTGCGCGCCCGTATTTTGTCGTTAAGTGAGGAAATTAATTACCAACCTAATGTCATGGCCCGTCAGCTTATTTCAGGAAAAACGCCGGTAGTGGCTCTGTGCATGCCGCCTTCTCCTTATGAGTTTTCTGATAGACCGTATTTCGTTCATCTTTACCAAGCACTAACCTTGTATTTACATCGCAAAGGCTTGGTTCCAGTGTTATTCGCCTATGAAAATATTGATCAGGTGTTCTCTCAAGCAAGCTCGGCTATTTTGTTAGGGGCAACGGAAGATGACAGGCCTGAAATATTTGATCGGCAGGCGTTTCCTTACGTCACGTTAGAGACGGGTGTGGGTGCATCGGTGGTGATTGATGAGTCAAACGGTGTGTACAAGCTCACCCATTACCTTGCTCAAAAAGGCCGTAAAAAGATGCTTTTTTTAGGCGAAAATATTGATATTTCGACCAGCCAAGGGCGGCTTCGAGGCTATCGAAAAGCCATGGCGGAGCTTGAGTTGCCGGAATATTTTGATAATGTGTCTCGCCATATAAGTGCCTCGTTAAGTGCTTATCGACGAATGATGGTGCACTTTCAGTCACCTGAATCCTTTCCTTACGATGCGGTTATTTGCGTCAATGATGAATTGGCCGTTGGGGTGATTCAAGCGGCAGAAGATGCGGGTTATCAAGTGCCTGAAGATATTTCGGTAACCGGATTCGATGATTTACCACGGTTTTCGAATAAGATTACAACAATCCATCAAGATATCCCCAAAATTGCTGAGGCCGCTGTCAGTTTGCTATCAGAGCAGTTAGATGGACTCCCTCCGCGCGTTGTCGAAGTGATGACGCGGCTGGTTAGCCGAGAGAGCGCTTAA
- a CDS encoding carbohydrate ABC transporter permease: MTLKTLRNKFAFYTVVVVIVLISVFPFYYAILTSFKTGTDLFKVNYFPSSFDFRNYIEILNNGKFIRSTLNSVFIASTTVIFALFIAVTASYALARVRFRGRGLLLMTILAVSMFPQIAVLAGLFELIRFIGIYNTPWAMILSYTIFTLPFTVWVLTTFMRDLPVEIEEAAIVDGATPWVIITQIFMPLLWPALVTTGLLAFIGAWNEFLFALTFTASETMRTVPLAIAMLSGSSQYETPWGLIMAASVLVTIPLVILVLIFQRKIVSGLTAGGVKG, translated from the coding sequence ATGACTCTCAAGACATTACGCAACAAATTCGCTTTCTACACCGTCGTGGTGGTTATTGTCCTTATTTCAGTGTTCCCATTTTACTATGCGATCTTAACCAGCTTTAAAACTGGGACAGATTTGTTCAAGGTGAATTATTTCCCTTCGTCGTTCGATTTTCGCAACTACATCGAGATTCTGAATAATGGCAAATTTATACGCAGCACTTTAAATTCCGTATTTATTGCCAGCACCACGGTCATATTCGCTCTGTTTATTGCCGTTACGGCATCCTACGCATTAGCGAGAGTCCGATTTAGGGGGCGAGGGTTGTTGCTGATGACTATTTTAGCCGTCTCTATGTTTCCTCAGATTGCCGTGCTAGCAGGGCTATTCGAACTGATTCGCTTTATTGGGATATACAACACCCCTTGGGCGATGATTTTGTCTTACACCATTTTTACACTGCCGTTCACCGTTTGGGTTTTGACCACCTTTATGCGTGATTTGCCCGTCGAAATTGAAGAAGCAGCGATTGTCGATGGTGCCACACCTTGGGTCATTATCACGCAAATTTTTATGCCCTTACTGTGGCCAGCCTTGGTCACAACCGGCTTGCTCGCCTTCATCGGTGCTTGGAATGAGTTCTTATTTGCTCTGACCTTTACCGCATCGGAAACCATGCGCACCGTGCCGCTAGCCATCGCTATGTTGTCAGGCTCATCACAATATGAAACACCCTGGGGGCTGATTATGGCGGCCTCTGTTTTGGTCACCATTCCGTTAGTGATCTTGGTGCTTATATTTCAACGAAAAATCGTATCTGGTCTGACCGCTGGTGGCGTGAAAGGCTAA
- a CDS encoding alpha-glucosidase produces MSGSISPEWWRGSVTYQIYPRSFMDSNNDGIGDISGITSRLEYLADLGVDAIWLSPIFTSPMKDMGYDVSNYIDIDPSFGTLSDFDEMIAKAHQLGLKVIIDQVLSHTSDQHPYFLESRQDQTNDKADWYVWADAKPDGSPPNNWLSIFGGIGWQWEPRRKQYYLHNFLRQQPDLNFHNPAVQEWILSTVRFWLERGVDGFRLDTVNFYFHDALLRDDAADFRQKSVVDWNPYHMQYHLFSKNQPENLAFLKKFRALLDEYEATTSVGEVGESHHPIEMMGEYTTNKRLHMAYSFEMLGHSFSPKHFSKQVTEFFRLAPNGWPCWAFSNHDVVRHVSRWQHHTQDSAVLAKQACALLLSLEGSVCLYQGEELGQQETDLNYDELVDPQGIEFWPEDKGRDGCRTPMSWDNTPFSGFSSTTPWLPVKDNQRQRNVADQDNDPESVLNFYRDMLTFRKQNPVLRSGNSCFLSAENSLLAYVRGDALLCVFNLSHQPVTYQNTSEFTQCVKHQHATVEAQNILLKANGFAFLIR; encoded by the coding sequence ATGAGTGGATCGATTTCACCAGAATGGTGGCGCGGCAGTGTTACTTATCAAATATACCCACGATCTTTTATGGACAGCAATAACGATGGTATAGGGGATATCTCTGGTATCACCAGCCGTTTAGAGTATTTGGCTGATTTGGGTGTCGATGCGATTTGGTTGTCGCCAATTTTTACGTCTCCCATGAAAGACATGGGTTACGATGTTTCAAATTATATTGACATAGATCCGTCTTTTGGGACGCTGTCAGATTTTGATGAAATGATAGCCAAGGCGCATCAATTGGGCCTTAAAGTCATTATTGATCAAGTGCTGTCACACACCAGCGACCAACACCCTTATTTCTTAGAAAGCCGCCAAGACCAAACGAATGATAAAGCCGATTGGTATGTGTGGGCCGATGCGAAACCCGATGGCTCACCACCGAATAACTGGCTATCCATTTTTGGTGGCATCGGCTGGCAATGGGAACCGCGTCGCAAGCAGTATTATTTGCATAATTTTTTACGCCAACAGCCGGATTTGAACTTTCATAATCCAGCGGTGCAAGAGTGGATTCTCAGCACGGTACGCTTTTGGCTAGAGCGTGGCGTCGATGGCTTCCGTTTAGACACGGTCAATTTTTACTTTCATGATGCATTGTTACGTGACGACGCCGCGGATTTTCGTCAGAAATCGGTAGTAGACTGGAATCCCTACCACATGCAATATCATTTGTTTTCAAAAAACCAGCCAGAAAATTTAGCCTTCCTTAAAAAATTTAGGGCGCTATTAGATGAATATGAAGCCACCACATCGGTTGGAGAAGTAGGAGAAAGCCACCATCCGATAGAGATGATGGGCGAATATACCACTAACAAACGATTGCATATGGCTTACTCATTTGAAATGTTAGGGCATTCCTTTTCCCCAAAACACTTTTCAAAACAAGTCACTGAATTCTTCCGGCTCGCACCAAACGGCTGGCCATGTTGGGCATTTTCCAACCACGATGTGGTGCGACACGTTAGTCGTTGGCAGCACCATACACAGGACTCAGCCGTGTTAGCCAAACAAGCCTGTGCTTTATTATTAAGTTTAGAAGGCTCTGTTTGTCTGTATCAAGGCGAAGAGCTAGGCCAACAAGAAACGGATTTAAACTACGACGAACTGGTTGATCCACAAGGCATTGAATTTTGGCCGGAAGACAAGGGAAGAGACGGCTGTCGCACGCCAATGAGTTGGGATAATACTCCGTTTTCCGGGTTTTCTTCCACCACCCCATGGCTTCCAGTCAAAGACAATCAGCGTCAACGAAATGTCGCCGACCAAGACAATGATCCAGAATCTGTGCTTAATTTTTATCGCGACATGCTGACGTTTCGTAAGCAAAACCCTGTTCTACGGAGCGGAAATTCGTGTTTTCTCAGTGCAGAAAACTCACTTTTAGCCTATGTCCGAGGCGATGCCCTATTATGCGTGTTTAACCTCAGCCATCAGCCGGTGACTTACCAAAACACCAGTGAGTTTACGCAGTGTGTCAAACATCAGCACGCCACCGTAGAGGCACAAAACATACTATTGAAGGCCAACGGTTTTGCTTTTTTAATAAGGTAG
- a CDS encoding carbohydrate ABC transporter permease — MFNKHTLTNPPISSLQKQKQRAAFWFLAPMLLVLICVAAWPLLRSIYFSFTDTSLTDLYGGEWVGFKNYLSWKTLSSGRIIYSGTLVDPAWWNAVWNTVKFAVVSVTLETIIGLMVALVLNAEFKGRALVRAAILIPWAIPTIVSAKMWAWMFNDQFGIINDMLLTVGLIDHKIAWTANLDTAMLSVLIVDIWKTTPFMALLCLAGLQMIPRDMYESAKIDGIHPIKVFFQVTLPLVKPALMVAVIFRTLDALRMFDLVYVLTPNSTATKTMSIISRENLIEFDKFAYGSAQSTLLFAIIAIFVALYIWLGKLDLNGDKS; from the coding sequence ATGTTTAATAAACACACCTTAACCAATCCGCCCATCTCCAGTTTGCAAAAACAAAAACAGCGAGCGGCATTTTGGTTCCTAGCGCCAATGCTATTGGTATTGATTTGTGTCGCCGCCTGGCCACTCTTACGCTCTATTTACTTCTCATTCACCGACACCTCGTTAACCGATTTGTATGGCGGAGAGTGGGTTGGGTTCAAAAATTACTTGAGCTGGAAAACACTGTCTTCTGGACGCATCATTTACTCCGGCACCTTGGTTGATCCCGCGTGGTGGAATGCCGTTTGGAATACCGTAAAATTTGCCGTTGTTTCTGTCACCCTCGAAACCATTATCGGCTTAATGGTTGCGCTGGTCTTAAACGCTGAGTTCAAAGGCCGAGCGTTGGTACGGGCGGCGATTTTAATCCCCTGGGCGATCCCAACCATTGTCTCAGCAAAAATGTGGGCATGGATGTTCAATGACCAATTCGGCATCATTAATGACATGCTGTTAACCGTGGGGTTAATCGATCATAAAATCGCTTGGACAGCGAATCTTGATACCGCCATGCTGTCGGTATTAATCGTCGATATTTGGAAAACCACGCCCTTTATGGCGCTGCTCTGTTTGGCGGGGCTGCAAATGATCCCCAGAGATATGTACGAATCGGCGAAAATCGACGGCATTCACCCCATCAAAGTCTTCTTTCAGGTGACGCTTCCTTTAGTAAAACCAGCACTCATGGTAGCGGTCATCTTTCGAACACTTGATGCATTACGCATGTTTGATTTGGTCTATGTGCTCACGCCAAACTCCACCGCCACCAAAACCATGTCGATTATTTCCAGAGAGAACCTCATTGAATTTGACAAGTTTGCCTATGGCTCCGCCCAGTCGACATTACTGTTTGCCATTATCGCGATATTCGTCGCGCTTTATATTTGGCTTGGCAAGCTCGACCTGAATGGAGATAAATCATGA
- a CDS encoding ThuA domain-containing protein encodes MTIKVTVWGENVHEKTNKVVARIYPDGMHNCIAEGLNEDKAITATSVTLQDKEHGLTEEKLENTDVLIWWGHAAHGDVSDEIVDRVQQRVLEGMGLLVLHSGHYAKIFKRLMGTTCSLKWREAGERERLWVVNPGHPIVQGVGDYIELPHTEMYGEPFAVPNPDEVIFISAFEGGEVFRSGLVYRRGNGKIFYFRPGHETYPIYYDDKVKRVLKNAVKWSQPEGSRWIDSCPCVPADQAPNPIEVKGEGLHQAGEEGFK; translated from the coding sequence ATGACAATAAAAGTGACGGTATGGGGCGAAAACGTCCATGAAAAAACCAATAAAGTGGTCGCCCGCATTTATCCTGATGGTATGCACAACTGCATTGCGGAGGGGTTAAATGAAGATAAAGCGATCACCGCAACCAGTGTTACCTTGCAGGATAAAGAGCACGGCCTTACCGAAGAAAAATTAGAAAATACCGATGTTTTAATTTGGTGGGGACATGCTGCTCATGGTGATGTGTCTGATGAAATTGTAGACCGCGTACAACAACGTGTACTGGAAGGTATGGGCTTATTGGTTTTGCACTCTGGACATTATGCCAAAATATTTAAGCGTTTAATGGGCACGACCTGCTCTCTTAAATGGCGTGAAGCCGGCGAACGTGAGCGCCTCTGGGTCGTCAATCCGGGCCACCCTATTGTTCAAGGTGTGGGCGATTATATTGAGTTACCCCATACTGAAATGTATGGCGAACCCTTTGCGGTCCCCAATCCTGATGAGGTGATCTTTATCAGCGCTTTTGAAGGCGGAGAAGTATTCCGTTCAGGTCTTGTCTATCGTCGCGGCAATGGCAAGATTTTCTACTTTCGTCCTGGTCATGAAACTTATCCAATTTACTATGATGACAAGGTCAAACGTGTTCTAAAAAATGCGGTGAAATGGTCTCAGCCCGAAGGCAGCCGTTGGATTGACTCTTGTCCTTGTGTACCGGCGGATCAAGCGCCGAACCCTATCGAGGTTAAAGGTGAAGGTTTGCATCAAGCTGGTGAAGAGGGCTTCAAATAA
- the cysQ gene encoding 3'(2'),5'-bisphosphate nucleotidase CysQ produces the protein MQDISRHPTFQALQKIIHDAADAIMEIYQGADLGIEQKLDDSPVTAADLAAHNVILAGLQALTPDIPVLSEEGVVTFEERSKWPMLWIVDPLDGTKEFIKRNGEFSINIALVENGAPILGVVYLPTTTEGYFGVTKAWQDLPIGAVKWQGREDEKIDYESINVREPREPIIAMTSRSHGPALPASLKNKLKQTYEQVRELPKGSSIKGCRIAEGIADLHLRRGPTSEWDTAAQQAIIEAAGGMLVTPDGKPFRYNQRETLLNGHFFVSGAELAPYVMNWYLENDEEE, from the coding sequence ATGCAGGACATTAGTAGACATCCCACTTTCCAAGCTCTGCAAAAAATAATACACGATGCGGCCGATGCGATCATGGAAATTTATCAAGGTGCCGACTTGGGCATCGAACAAAAACTGGACGATAGCCCAGTGACGGCCGCTGACCTTGCTGCTCACAACGTGATTCTAGCAGGTTTGCAAGCACTTACACCCGATATCCCCGTTTTGTCTGAAGAAGGCGTGGTGACCTTCGAAGAGCGCTCTAAATGGCCGATGTTGTGGATCGTCGATCCGCTGGATGGCACCAAAGAGTTTATCAAGCGCAATGGCGAATTTAGCATCAATATTGCCCTAGTCGAAAACGGCGCGCCCATTTTGGGCGTGGTGTACTTACCGACCACCACGGAAGGCTATTTTGGTGTCACCAAAGCCTGGCAAGACCTACCCATTGGCGCGGTGAAATGGCAAGGCCGAGAAGACGAAAAAATTGACTATGAAAGCATTAACGTGCGTGAACCGCGTGAGCCGATTATTGCGATGACTAGCCGAAGCCACGGCCCTGCTCTTCCGGCGTCACTAAAAAATAAGCTAAAGCAAACCTACGAGCAAGTACGAGAATTGCCTAAAGGCAGTTCAATAAAAGGCTGTCGAATTGCCGAAGGCATCGCGGACTTACATCTGCGCCGAGGACCAACCAGTGAATGGGACACCGCCGCCCAGCAAGCCATCATCGAAGCCGCTGGCGGCATGCTCGTCACCCCGGATGGCAAACCCTTTCGCTACAACCAAAGAGAAACCCTACTCAACGGCCACTTCTTTGTGTCCGGTGCGGAACTCGCCCCCTACGTGATGAACTGGTATCTCGAAAATGACGAAGAAGAGTAA
- a CDS encoding ABC transporter ATP-binding protein, with product MAKIELKKLSKTFGDVDVIRAVDLTINAGEFMVFVGPSGCGKSTLLRLICGLEDITSGELLFDDVSMNDKVPSERGIAMVFQSYALYPHMSVYKNMAFGLKLANFSNKEMQARVLEAAKMLQIDHLLDRLPKQLSGGQRQRVAIGRAIVRDPRVFLFDEPLSNLDASLRVDTRLEIAKLHHKMKDATMVYVTHDQVEAMTLADRICVLRDGNIEQVGTPEELYHSPKSLFVAGFIGSPKMNFITGDIADQHQCHTLGIRPEHLLIDAEKGVWKGKVIHTENLGSDFFVYLDMGTGEPLVVRLDGQERIPLDTQVHVRPLPARLHRFDVNGLPITPTINQTGENL from the coding sequence ATGGCAAAAATCGAACTAAAAAAATTGAGTAAAACCTTCGGTGATGTAGACGTTATTAGAGCAGTTGACCTCACCATTAACGCTGGCGAATTTATGGTCTTTGTGGGGCCTTCCGGCTGCGGAAAATCCACGTTATTACGGCTTATATGTGGATTAGAAGACATCACCTCAGGAGAGTTACTCTTCGATGATGTCTCGATGAATGACAAGGTGCCGTCTGAACGTGGCATCGCCATGGTGTTTCAGTCCTACGCCCTGTACCCGCACATGTCAGTGTATAAAAATATGGCGTTTGGTCTCAAATTAGCCAATTTCTCAAATAAAGAAATGCAAGCTCGCGTCCTTGAAGCCGCTAAAATGCTGCAAATAGACCATTTACTTGATCGCTTACCTAAACAACTTTCCGGCGGCCAACGCCAACGGGTTGCCATTGGCCGCGCGATTGTCAGGGATCCGAGAGTGTTTCTTTTTGACGAACCGCTCTCGAATTTAGATGCGTCGTTACGGGTGGATACTCGACTAGAAATAGCCAAGCTGCATCACAAAATGAAAGACGCCACCATGGTTTATGTCACCCACGATCAAGTAGAAGCCATGACCTTGGCGGACCGCATTTGTGTGTTAAGAGATGGCAACATTGAACAGGTTGGCACCCCTGAAGAGCTCTATCATTCTCCCAAATCGCTATTTGTTGCAGGCTTTATTGGCTCCCCAAAAATGAACTTCATTACCGGAGACATTGCTGACCAGCATCAATGCCACACGCTTGGTATCCGTCCGGAACACCTTCTGATCGATGCAGAAAAAGGTGTCTGGAAAGGTAAGGTAATACACACGGAAAATTTGGGCTCAGATTTTTTTGTTTACTTGGATATGGGCACAGGTGAACCGCTGGTCGTCCGTTTAGATGGGCAAGAACGTATTCCATTAGATACGCAAGTGCATGTTCGTCCGCTACCTGCGCGTCTGCACCGCTTTGACGTCAATGGTTTGCCCATTACTCCAACAATAAATCAAACAGGAGAAAATTTATGA